The following proteins are co-located in the Microplitis demolitor isolate Queensland-Clemson2020A chromosome 5, iyMicDemo2.1a, whole genome shotgun sequence genome:
- the LOC103569081 gene encoding ubiquitin carboxyl-terminal hydrolase 31 yields the protein MSIEKIGSVMKSVSEGELGVGEVKSDSKNRETTNSQLKRTFTLTKNQFQNATRMSRRRFKLRDTKDNSNSVTSARENSRNNIQVDQNNHIKMNDINYQDRQISNKKIFRRPSWKKIINKMVQHMSNVGVQNHKVSRHDEFKSSVNDIRVPPPRPPHIPPDRVPGVIGLRNHGNTCFMNAVLQCLSHTDILAEYFVLDKYKFDLSRRNKLNSKKYGTKGEITEQLALLLKAIWSCQYDPEMSTAFKNVVDKYGSQYRGNLQHDAQEFLLWLLDKVHEDLNQATKKKYRSIKNSFGRPDHVVADETLANHVRCNHSFVHEIFQAQFRSSLTCPRCQRQSNTFDPFLCVSVPVPQQHRQINLYVNVLYTSQQPRQVRIGVSVNQMANVKELREILASDTGIDESHMLLTEVHDEGFHRTFSDCQPLSVITENDPLYCIELPQLKEPTEQAYILLVWVNVLVKGDLKERFGSPYTMQVSRETSYDDLQKLLLKEMHTTLTDDVLTSSQSPGLFNIRVADPAATPIQDEHPCIDPCVEHPLYTEQIEQALALCADDSGPQHVKLILEWDEATKVNIIHDDTDQIEEHASVKQLKTNAELGGAVTLEECFDLYTREEILGAEDAWHCPSCNKKQEVVKKLGLWSLPDILVIHLKRFRQQGKQQSTSKLTMLVDFPLFGFDMTPHLAHGGIQNHTTVATLGSLGWSPWKKPRTRQHHNAPLKFDENVYDLYAICNHHGQDLQGGHYTAFCRNPYDSQWYCFDDTRVESVTETSLVTNSAYMLFYQRRSNNSTGNSSAASTSSTGSGLDHWVSRMPPFHFNNKNSSNNFSNNKQSKSQEILCQDKIVEEKNLNNFNRGCRNYATLQPQKRNVATETETGETDHYSDDEAPSRREWASPKPIRKTSSITLTPSQPINHTNTITTITNDSETAVIHESTL from the exons ATGAGTATTGAGAAAATAGGCTCGGTGATGAAATCAGTTTCTGAGGGCGAGTTGGGTGTGGGAGAGGTTAAATCCGATAGTAAAAATCGTGAAACAACAAATTCACAATTAAAAAGAACATTTACGTTaactaaaaatcaatttcaaaacgCAACGAGAATGTCACGTCGACGATTTAAGTTACGTGATACTAAAGACAATAGCAATAGTGTTACAAGTGCGCGGGAAAATTCACGTAATAATATCCAAGTAGaccaaaataatcatattaaaatgaatgatattaattatcaagaccgacaaattagtaataaaaaaatatttcgacgGCCTtcgtggaaaaaaataatcaataaaatggTACAACATATGTCTAATGTTGGTGTACAAAATCATAAAGTATCACGACACgatgaatttaaatcaagtGTCAATGACATACGTGTACCTCCACCTAGACCACCTCATATTCCTCCAGATCGTGTTCCTGGTGTTATTGGCTTGAGAAATCATGGCAACACGTGTTTTATGAATGCTGTATTGCAATGTTTATCACATACAGACATACTTGCTGAGTATTTTGTACTTGACAAatacaaatttgatttatcgagaagaaataaattgaattcgaaaaaatatgGCACTAAGGGTGAAATAACTGAACAATTAGCGTTACTATTAAAGGCAATATGGAGCTGTCAGTATGATCCTGAAATGAGTACTGCTTTTAAAAACGTTGTTGACAAGTATGGCAGTCAGTATCGTGGTAATTTACAGCACGATGCTCAAGAATTTCTTCTTTGGTTACTAGATAAAGTCCATGAGGATCTTAATCAagcgacgaaaaaaaaatacagaagTATAAAg aaTTCTTTTGGACGACCAGACCATGTCGTAGCCGACGAAACGTTAGCGAATCATGTTCGATGCAATCATTCATTCGTTCACGAAATATTTCAGGCGCAATTTCGTTCAAGTCTAACGTGTCCAAGATGTCAACGGCAATCAAATACATTTGATCCATTTCTATGCGTATCAGTGCCAGTGCCTCAGCAACAccgtcaaataaatttatatgttaatGTTTTGTATACTTCACAACAACCTCGGCAAGTGAGAATCGGGGTCAGTGTAAATCAAATGGCGAATGTTAAAGAGCTGAGGGAGATCTTAGCAAGCGATACGGGAATTGATGAAAGCCACATGCTGCTTACAGAAGTCCATGATGAAGGCTTCCATCG TACTTTTTCTGACTGCCAACCGCTATCAGTAATAACAGAGAACGATCCTCTCTACTGTATAGAGCTGCCTCAATTGAAAGAACCAACCGAGCAAGCTTATATTCTTCTGGTATGGGTTAATGTACTTGTTAAAGGAGATTTAAAAGAGCGTTTTGGTAGTCCTTACACCATGCAAGTATCACGAGAAACTTCTTACGATGACTTGCagaagttattattaaaagaaatgcACACAACATTAACAGACGACGTTTTAACTTCAAGCCAAAGTCCTGGTTTATTCAACATTCGTGTTGCGGATCCAGCTGCAACGCCTATTCAAGACGAACATCCTTGTATTGATCCTTGTGTTGAGCACCCACTTTATACGGAGCAAATTGAACAAGCTCTGGCTCTTTGTGCCGACGACTCAGGTCCTCAGCACGTTAAATTGATATTAGAATGGGATGAAGCGACTAAAGTTAATATTATCCATGATGATACTGATCAAATAGAAGAGCATGCAAGTGTCAAACAATTAAAGACAAATGCTGAGCTCGGTGGCGCTGTTACGCTTGAAGAATGTTTCGATCTGTACACACGCGAAGAAATTCTTGGAGCTGAAGACGCTTGGCACTGTCCTTCATGCAACAAAAAACAAGAGGTTGTTAAAAAACTCGGGCTTTGGTCACTTCCGGACATACTGGTGATTCATTTGAAACGGTTCCGCCAACAAGGAAAACAACAGTCGACATCTAAGCTCACAATGCTCGTTGATTTTCCACTGTTTGGGTTCGATATGACACCACATCTTGCTCATGGTGGCATACAAAATCACACAACTGTCGCTACACTAGGAAGTCTTGGTTGGTCACCGTGGAAAAAACCTCGAACACGTCAGCACCACAATGCGCCTCTCAAGTTCGACGAAAATGTATATGATTTATATGCCATTTGCAATCATCATGGGCAAGATTTGCAAGGCGGACATTATACTGCATTCTGTAGAAACCCATATGACAGTCAATGGTATTGTTTTGATGACACGCGAGTTGAAAGTGTTACGGAGACAAGCTTAGTAACCAATTCGGCCTACATGCTTTTTTATCAACGGCGAAGTAACAATTCAACCGGCAATTCATCAGCTGCATCAACGAGTTCTACGGGATCTGGTCTCGATCATTGGGTCTCTAGAATGCCACCTTTTCATTTCAACAacaaaaattcatcaaataatttttcaaataacaaaCAGAGCAAATCACAAGAAATTCTTTGTCAGGATAAAattgttgaagaaaaaaatctaaataattttaatcgtgGATGCCGTAATTATGCGACATTGCAACCTCAAAAGAGAAACGTAGCAACAGAGACTGAAACTGGTGAAACTGACCACTATTCTGATGATGAAGCTCCTTCGCGACGAGAATGG
- the LOC103569074 gene encoding synaptic vesicle glycoprotein 2B-like isoform X1, which translates to MMEASRIDEQVVQDALNETGFGKFSYKVLIIVTLISINTGISFENVSFVMPAAVCDFKMSTIAQDRIAISSLFGLALGPYFWACMAETKGRKVSLIIGLLLDGCSNALASVISNYYGFVICKFFNGVGIGSQFTVLFTYIGEFQPDNYRDKVLSWLELPFILGAILNAGIGWIIIPLKFSYISETTFFFFNPWNLYILICAIVALIAAFCLTFLPETPKYLAETGQYTKLMGVLCQMYHENTGQSDINYIERLEQLHNPGINDLLSKVKLTNVPCEYKPTFIKKFVKFIKQVKEIMKPPYLNRTLIICVSMYGTSYSLFVTMLWIPEIFERFAIFEEKYPNMTASVCLVSEKLNSEDAILKNTINFDDCPSKLDYTVYSQTIIVCLAAIPAGVWLPLFIDKLGYKFHFILATSVTSLLYIGLLLVKSSSQNFIVSCVIDGLSFGANVIYYMLVNLYPTHLRVIASNLVAFVGYIGGTVSIIVVGYLVDDHCLTLIVIISAHVGVAAIFGFFIPTSQPT; encoded by the exons ATGATGGAGGCTTCACGAATAGATGAACAAGTTGTTCAAGACGCTTTAAATGAAAcag gTTTTGGAAAATTTAGCTATAAAGTATTGATTATTGTTactttaatatcaataaatactgGTATCAGTTTTGAAAATGTCAGTTTCGTAATGCCAGCAGCTGTTTgtgattttaaaatgtcaaCAATTGCACAGGATCGCATAGCAATCAGTTCATTGTTtg GACTGGCACTGGGCCCATATTTTTGGGCTTGTATGGCTGAAACTAAAGGTCGGAAAGTAAGTTTAATCATCGGTTTACTTTTGGATGGTTGCTCAAATGCTCTAGCTTCTGTAATATCTAATTACTATGGCtttgtaatttgtaaatttttcaatggagTCGG tATAGGTTCACAATTTACAGTACTATTCACTTATATTGGAGAATTTCAGCCCGATAACTATAGAGACAAAGTGCTCTCCTGGCTAGAATTGCCATTTATTTTGGGCGCAATTTTAAATGCAG ggaTTGGTTGGATTATCATTCCTTTGAAGTTTAGTTACATAAGtgaaacaacttttttttttttcaacccttggaatttatatattttaatatgtgCAATAGTGGCACTTATCGCCGCATTTTGTTTGACTTTTCTACCAGAAACTCCTAAATATCTTGCTGAAACTGGGCAGTATACCAAATTAATGGGTGTTCTTTGTCAAATGTATCACGAAAATACAGGACAGTCAGATATAAATTACATA GAACGATTAGAACAGTTGCATAATCCAGGCATAAATGATTTGTTgtcaaaagtaaaattaacaaatgttCCATGCGAGTATAAACCgacttttatcaagaaattcgttaaatttatcaagcaAGTTAAGGAAATTATGAAGCCACCTTATTTGAATAGAACCTTAATTATTTGTGTATCAATGTACGGTACTTCGTATTCACTTTTTGTTACCATGTTATGGATTCCCGAAATTTTCGAAAGGTTTGCAATATTTGAAGAAAAGTATCCTAATATGACTGCAAGTGTTTGTCTTGTTTCGGAAAAACTTAATTCCGAAGATGCTAtacta AAGAatactattaattttgatgACTGTCCATCTAAATTGGACTATACAGTGTATTCACAAACGATAATTGTATGTTTGGCAGCGATACCAGCCGGAGTATGGTTACCGCTTTTTATCGACAAACTCGGATATAAATTCCATTTCa TTCTAGCAACCTCAGTTACATCTTTACTTTACATAGGACTGTTGTTGGTCAAAAGTTCAtcccaaaattttatcgtCTCATGTGTTATCGACGGACTTTCATTTGGAGCAAATGTTATATACTATATGTTAGTTAATTTATATCCTACGCATTTaag agttatTGCTTCAAATCTCGTTGCTTTTGTTGGATACATTGGAGGTACGGTCAGCATTATTGTAGTCGGTTATTTAGTTGATGATCACTGTCTGACACTGATAGTAATCATAAGCGCTCATGTTGgag ttgcagctattttcggattttttattcCGACTAGTCAACCAAcgtag
- the LOC103569074 gene encoding synaptic vesicle glycoprotein 2B-like isoform X2: protein MAETKGRKVSLIIGLLLDGCSNALASVISNYYGFVICKFFNGVGIGSQFTVLFTYIGEFQPDNYRDKVLSWLELPFILGAILNAGIGWIIIPLKFSYISETTFFFFNPWNLYILICAIVALIAAFCLTFLPETPKYLAETGQYTKLMGVLCQMYHENTGQSDINYIERLEQLHNPGINDLLSKVKLTNVPCEYKPTFIKKFVKFIKQVKEIMKPPYLNRTLIICVSMYGTSYSLFVTMLWIPEIFERFAIFEEKYPNMTASVCLVSEKLNSEDAILKNTINFDDCPSKLDYTVYSQTIIVCLAAIPAGVWLPLFIDKLGYKFHFILATSVTSLLYIGLLLVKSSSQNFIVSCVIDGLSFGANVIYYMLVNLYPTHLRVIASNLVAFVGYIGGTVSIIVVGYLVDDHCLTLIVIISAHVGVAAIFGFFIPTSQPT from the exons ATGGCTGAAACTAAAGGTCGGAAAGTAAGTTTAATCATCGGTTTACTTTTGGATGGTTGCTCAAATGCTCTAGCTTCTGTAATATCTAATTACTATGGCtttgtaatttgtaaatttttcaatggagTCGG tATAGGTTCACAATTTACAGTACTATTCACTTATATTGGAGAATTTCAGCCCGATAACTATAGAGACAAAGTGCTCTCCTGGCTAGAATTGCCATTTATTTTGGGCGCAATTTTAAATGCAG ggaTTGGTTGGATTATCATTCCTTTGAAGTTTAGTTACATAAGtgaaacaacttttttttttttcaacccttggaatttatatattttaatatgtgCAATAGTGGCACTTATCGCCGCATTTTGTTTGACTTTTCTACCAGAAACTCCTAAATATCTTGCTGAAACTGGGCAGTATACCAAATTAATGGGTGTTCTTTGTCAAATGTATCACGAAAATACAGGACAGTCAGATATAAATTACATA GAACGATTAGAACAGTTGCATAATCCAGGCATAAATGATTTGTTgtcaaaagtaaaattaacaaatgttCCATGCGAGTATAAACCgacttttatcaagaaattcgttaaatttatcaagcaAGTTAAGGAAATTATGAAGCCACCTTATTTGAATAGAACCTTAATTATTTGTGTATCAATGTACGGTACTTCGTATTCACTTTTTGTTACCATGTTATGGATTCCCGAAATTTTCGAAAGGTTTGCAATATTTGAAGAAAAGTATCCTAATATGACTGCAAGTGTTTGTCTTGTTTCGGAAAAACTTAATTCCGAAGATGCTAtacta AAGAatactattaattttgatgACTGTCCATCTAAATTGGACTATACAGTGTATTCACAAACGATAATTGTATGTTTGGCAGCGATACCAGCCGGAGTATGGTTACCGCTTTTTATCGACAAACTCGGATATAAATTCCATTTCa TTCTAGCAACCTCAGTTACATCTTTACTTTACATAGGACTGTTGTTGGTCAAAAGTTCAtcccaaaattttatcgtCTCATGTGTTATCGACGGACTTTCATTTGGAGCAAATGTTATATACTATATGTTAGTTAATTTATATCCTACGCATTTaag agttatTGCTTCAAATCTCGTTGCTTTTGTTGGATACATTGGAGGTACGGTCAGCATTATTGTAGTCGGTTATTTAGTTGATGATCACTGTCTGACACTGATAGTAATCATAAGCGCTCATGTTGgag ttgcagctattttcggattttttattcCGACTAGTCAACCAAcgtag
- the LOC103569075 gene encoding synaptic vesicle glycoprotein 2B isoform X1, whose translation MMSTRVDEKVVQAALNETGFGKFNYKVLIIVTLITISTGISFENVSFVIPAATCDYEMSTITQNGIAISLLLGMALGSYFWACMAETKGRKISLIYGLLLDGCSNALASVISNYYGFVICKFFNGVGQSAQFAVIFTYLGEFQPDDYRDRMLSWIEFPYILGTILNTGISWIIIPLNFSYTSETTYFFFNPWNLYILICGLVAFVAAFCLTFLPETPKYLAETGQYTQLMHVLCQMYRQNTGKSDKKYRQCLKTLNDPGINDFLLKIKSSNETIENKSTFPKKFVKFIKQVKEIMKPPYLNKTFIICVSMYGTSYSLSLIMIWIPEIFERFAMFEEKYPNMTASVCVVSEKLYSTNATLNNGFDSHACPYEIDHTVYLRTIMLCLAAIPAAVWLPLFIDRLGYKFYLISSNSIIGFLYIGLLFVKNSSQNLILSCFINALGFGDYIIDCMLVDLYPTHLRVIASSLIAFVGYTGNLISIFMVGYLIDSQCILLIIIISAHIGVATIFAIFIPTEKNKIKHMV comes from the exons atgATGAGCACAAGAGTAGATGAAAAAGTTGTTCAAGCCGCTTTAAATGAAACAG gTTTCGGCAAATTTAACTATAAAGTATTGATTATTGTTactttaataacaataagtaCTGGTATCAGTTTTGAGAATGTCAGTTTTGTAATCCCCGCAGCTACATGTGATTATGAGATGTCAACAATTACACAGAATGGCATAGCAATTAGTTTACTTTtag GAATGGCCCTGGGTTCATATTTTTGGGCATGTATGGCTGAAACTAAAGGTCggaaaataagtttaatttatggTTTGCTTTTGGATGGATGCTCAAATGCTCTAGCTTCTGTTATATCAAATTACTATGGATTcgtaatttgtaaatttttcaatggagTCGg TCAAAGCGCGCAATTTGCAGTAATCTTTACTTATCTTGGAGAATTTCAACCTGATGATTATAGAGACAGGATGCTTAGTTGGATAGAATTCCCGTATATTTTGGGGACTATTTTGAATACAg ggatcAGCTGGATTATTATTCCATTGAATTTCAGTTATACAAGTGAaactacatattttttttttaacccctggaacttgtatattttaatatgtGGACTAGTAGCATTTGTTGCCGCATTTTGTTTGACTTTTCTACCAGAAACTCCTAAATATCTTGCTGAAACTGGACAATATACTCAGTTAATGCATGTCCTTTGTCAAATGTATCGTCAAAATACTGGAAaatcagataaaaaatataga CAATGTTTGAAAACACTAAATGATCCAGgcataaatgattttttgttaaaaataaaatcatcaaatgaAACGATCGAAAATAAATCGACTTTCCCCAAGAAATtcgttaaatttatcaaacaagTTAAGGAAATTATGAAGCCACcttatttgaataaaacgTTTATTATTTGTGTATCAATGTACGGTACTTCGTACTCACTTTCTCTGATAATGATATGGATTCCCGAAATTTTCGAAAGATTTGCAATGTTTGAAGAAAAGTATCCTAACATGACTGCAAGTGTTTGCGTTGTTtcagaaaaactttattcgaCAAACGCTACGCTA AACAATGGTTTTGATAGTCATGCCTGTCCATATGAAATAGACCATACAGTCTATTTACGTACAATAATGTTATGCCTTGCAGCCATACCCGCAGCAGTGTGGCTACCACTTTTTATCGATAGACTcggatataaattttacctca TTTCATCGAACTCAATTATTGGATTTCTCTACATCGggttattatttgttaaaaattcatcACAAAATCTTATTCTCTCTTGTTTTATCAATGCACTGGGATTCGGTGATTATATTATTGATTGTATGTTAGTTGATTTATATCCGACTCATCTCAG aGTTATTGCGTCTTCGCTCATTGCGTTTGTTGGGTATACAGGAAATTTGATTAGCATTTTTATGGTTGGTTACCTAATCGATAGTCAGtgtatattattgataataataataagtgcTCATATTGGAG TGGCAActatttttgcaatttttattcctactgaaaaaaacaaaattaaacacATGGTTTAA
- the LOC103569075 gene encoding synaptic vesicle glycoprotein 2B isoform X2: MLGMALGSYFWACMAETKGRKISLIYGLLLDGCSNALASVISNYYGFVICKFFNGVGQSAQFAVIFTYLGEFQPDDYRDRMLSWIEFPYILGTILNTGISWIIIPLNFSYTSETTYFFFNPWNLYILICGLVAFVAAFCLTFLPETPKYLAETGQYTQLMHVLCQMYRQNTGKSDKKYRQCLKTLNDPGINDFLLKIKSSNETIENKSTFPKKFVKFIKQVKEIMKPPYLNKTFIICVSMYGTSYSLSLIMIWIPEIFERFAMFEEKYPNMTASVCVVSEKLYSTNATLNNGFDSHACPYEIDHTVYLRTIMLCLAAIPAAVWLPLFIDRLGYKFYLISSNSIIGFLYIGLLFVKNSSQNLILSCFINALGFGDYIIDCMLVDLYPTHLRVIASSLIAFVGYTGNLISIFMVGYLIDSQCILLIIIISAHIGVATIFAIFIPTEKNKIKHMV, translated from the exons atgttaGGAATGGCCCTGGGTTCATATTTTTGGGCATGTATGGCTGAAACTAAAGGTCggaaaataagtttaatttatggTTTGCTTTTGGATGGATGCTCAAATGCTCTAGCTTCTGTTATATCAAATTACTATGGATTcgtaatttgtaaatttttcaatggagTCGg TCAAAGCGCGCAATTTGCAGTAATCTTTACTTATCTTGGAGAATTTCAACCTGATGATTATAGAGACAGGATGCTTAGTTGGATAGAATTCCCGTATATTTTGGGGACTATTTTGAATACAg ggatcAGCTGGATTATTATTCCATTGAATTTCAGTTATACAAGTGAaactacatattttttttttaacccctggaacttgtatattttaatatgtGGACTAGTAGCATTTGTTGCCGCATTTTGTTTGACTTTTCTACCAGAAACTCCTAAATATCTTGCTGAAACTGGACAATATACTCAGTTAATGCATGTCCTTTGTCAAATGTATCGTCAAAATACTGGAAaatcagataaaaaatataga CAATGTTTGAAAACACTAAATGATCCAGgcataaatgattttttgttaaaaataaaatcatcaaatgaAACGATCGAAAATAAATCGACTTTCCCCAAGAAATtcgttaaatttatcaaacaagTTAAGGAAATTATGAAGCCACcttatttgaataaaacgTTTATTATTTGTGTATCAATGTACGGTACTTCGTACTCACTTTCTCTGATAATGATATGGATTCCCGAAATTTTCGAAAGATTTGCAATGTTTGAAGAAAAGTATCCTAACATGACTGCAAGTGTTTGCGTTGTTtcagaaaaactttattcgaCAAACGCTACGCTA AACAATGGTTTTGATAGTCATGCCTGTCCATATGAAATAGACCATACAGTCTATTTACGTACAATAATGTTATGCCTTGCAGCCATACCCGCAGCAGTGTGGCTACCACTTTTTATCGATAGACTcggatataaattttacctca TTTCATCGAACTCAATTATTGGATTTCTCTACATCGggttattatttgttaaaaattcatcACAAAATCTTATTCTCTCTTGTTTTATCAATGCACTGGGATTCGGTGATTATATTATTGATTGTATGTTAGTTGATTTATATCCGACTCATCTCAG aGTTATTGCGTCTTCGCTCATTGCGTTTGTTGGGTATACAGGAAATTTGATTAGCATTTTTATGGTTGGTTACCTAATCGATAGTCAGtgtatattattgataataataataagtgcTCATATTGGAG TGGCAActatttttgcaatttttattcctactgaaaaaaacaaaattaaacacATGGTTTAA